Genomic window (Zestosphaera sp.):
AACCAAGCGAAAGACTATCTTCTCGTAACCAGGAATCCTAAAGCCTCTCTTAACAGAAAATCTTAAAACGTTTTTTGGCTTGACTTCGTACTCAACCCCCACATCCGCTTCAACTACCTCAGAATTCTGTGGAAAGATCCAGACAACGCTGTAGTCGTATGTGGTGATTTCAGACTCGTATATGTTCTCATACGTGTTGAGCCCTTCTATTAAGTCTCCTCTGAAGTGAATTAGGAACTCTATGAAGGGTCTCTTGAGAGAGCCTCTGAAGCCAGCATTAACTAATATTACTCTAGGCTTAGTTATCACTCCATTGACCTTAACTATCTCTTCATTTAAGAACGACTGCATGTTATTCTTCATAGCTTCTAGTTCTTCTTCTAGTCTAGTCTTTAGTGCTCGCGCGAACTCTTCTTCGGTATCTATGTACTCGTAAATCATTATCTGGTGAAAGTCTCCTGTTAGTGAGACTATGAAGTATCCGTAAGCGTATATTGGCTTCACGTTATGAGTACCTTCCTGTCTTCTTTGATCACTCTCAACACAACTGCTGTGGAGGTTCTCTGAACTCCCTCTAGCGCTCCTATGACGTCTAGTAAATCAGAGAGTTCTTTGTGGTCTTTAACGTATACTTCAGTTACGAGAGTCCACTCGCCAGTCACGTCGTAGACTGCCTTAATGTTAGGCATGCTAGCTAACTTGCTAGTTATGTCTGAGTACTTTCTCACATCTATCGAAAGGAATACTAGAGCTCTTAAGTTGAGACCTACTAACTCAGGAGTTACCTCAGCTACTATCCTCTTTATTAGCCCTCTCTCTTTTAACTTCCTCAACCTCATGTATACTGTGGAGGGGCTTACACCAAGTATCTTACCTATCTCAGAGTAAGTGAGGTCTGCATTTTCTTGCAGAATATTCAGGAGTTTCTTATCTAACTCATCAATTTCTTGAACCACGATTATTTCACCAATAATAAGAGTAGCGTTAAGGAATAAAAATTTTGTTATTTAGGCCTTTGGCGCACTTAAATATTCTATTACCTCGCCACCAGGTAAGTTAAAGGTAAGACGTATGGGCTGATCAGAACTAAACTCGATTTTAACAGCGT
Coding sequences:
- a CDS encoding Lrp/AsnC family transcriptional regulator, translated to MVQEIDELDKKLLNILQENADLTYSEIGKILGVSPSTVYMRLRKLKERGLIKRIVAEVTPELVGLNLRALVFLSIDVRKYSDITSKLASMPNIKAVYDVTGEWTLVTEVYVKDHKELSDLLDVIGALEGVQRTSTAVVLRVIKEDRKVLIT